A single Methylomonas sp. AM2-LC DNA region contains:
- a CDS encoding HNH endonuclease → MLCNVKMLLPSGVALVEAVHIHQFANSKNDNISNGLALCRNHHWAFDQGLWSIGDNFEILVANNMFSEQSPNQVALTEYHTKQINLSWIKPEYRPNQKHLEWHRKHRFIGIY, encoded by the coding sequence TTGCTTTGTAATGTAAAAATGCTATTGCCATCGGGAGTTGCATTAGTTGAAGCAGTCCATATTCACCAATTCGCTAATAGTAAAAACGATAATATATCTAATGGATTGGCATTATGCCGTAATCATCATTGGGCTTTTGATCAGGGACTATGGTCAATTGGTGATAATTTTGAAATATTAGTAGCTAACAACATGTTTTCTGAGCAATCTCCTAACCAAGTTGCGTTGACAGAATACCATACAAAGCAAATAAACTTATCTTGGATAAAACCAGAATATAGACCTAATCAAAAGCATTTGGAATGGCATAGAAAACATAGATTTATTGGAATTTACTAG
- a CDS encoding PIN domain-containing protein, which yields MKNTTVLDTNVILRYLLNDHPKYFQIASAFMQTIKCGEAIAYVPESVLAECVYVLLKVYKVPKSKVCDILIQFLKYQGINQENSSVLLDSLVLFSDHNVDIVDAIVYATARHHKWELVSFDKDFQKFLRK from the coding sequence ATGAAAAATACAACCGTACTTGATACAAACGTTATTCTGCGTTATTTGCTAAATGACCACCCAAAATATTTTCAAATAGCCAGTGCGTTTATGCAAACTATAAAATGCGGCGAGGCAATTGCATATGTTCCAGAAAGTGTGTTGGCTGAATGCGTTTATGTGCTTCTAAAAGTATACAAAGTACCTAAGTCTAAAGTCTGCGATATTTTGATCCAGTTTTTAAAGTATCAGGGTATCAATCAAGAAAACAGTTCAGTTCTCTTGGACAGTCTAGTATTGTTCTCCGATCATAATGTTGATATTGTTGATGCAATTGTTTACGCAACTGCACGGCACCATAAATGGGAGCTAGTTAGTTTCGACAAAGATTTTCAAAAATTTCTGCGAAAATAA
- the mpl gene encoding UDP-N-acetylmuramate:L-alanyl-gamma-D-glutamyl-meso-diaminopimelate ligase — MTAQPKPLHIHILGICGTFMGGLALIARELGYQVSGSDQNVYPPMSTQLEEQGIQLLSGYKAENLNCQPDLVVIGNALSRGNPEVEAVLNRGLPYISGPQWLAEHVLQKRWVLAVAGTHGKTTTSSMLSWILDYNGFKPGFLIGGIPLNFGISARLGESDFFVIEADEYDCAFFDKRSKFVHYRPRTAILNNLEYDHADIFENIDAIKKQFQHLLRTIPGEGLVIAPDCEKHITDVINTGCWTPVVKTAIDAPAEWQAHLTKADGSQFSIRFKGESQGSVDWSLTGQHNVYNALAAIAAARHIGILPAQAIEALHQFQNVKRRMELIISSQGVKVYDDFAHHPTAIKTTLDGLRKQVGNEKILAIVEPRSNTMRLGVHTQSLAESLQQADVAIVYQPDNLGWDLTQLLQYAQNIEICNSLDAIIDKIQAETGGICHVLLMSNGSFGGIYQRLKEVL; from the coding sequence ATGACAGCGCAGCCCAAACCCCTACACATTCATATTCTTGGCATCTGCGGTACGTTTATGGGCGGGCTAGCCTTAATTGCCCGCGAACTGGGCTATCAAGTCAGTGGTTCTGATCAAAATGTCTATCCACCCATGAGTACCCAGCTAGAAGAGCAGGGCATTCAATTACTCAGTGGTTATAAAGCAGAGAATCTTAATTGCCAACCGGATTTAGTGGTGATTGGTAATGCGTTATCGCGCGGCAACCCAGAAGTGGAAGCGGTGTTAAATCGCGGCTTGCCTTATATATCCGGCCCACAATGGTTAGCCGAACATGTACTGCAAAAGCGCTGGGTTTTAGCGGTGGCAGGCACACACGGTAAAACCACCACCAGCAGCATGTTAAGCTGGATATTAGACTATAACGGCTTTAAGCCCGGCTTTTTGATTGGCGGCATTCCGTTAAATTTTGGTATTTCTGCGCGGCTTGGCGAGTCGGATTTTTTTGTAATTGAAGCCGACGAATACGATTGCGCGTTTTTCGATAAACGTTCTAAATTTGTGCATTATCGGCCACGTACCGCCATTTTAAATAATCTGGAATACGACCACGCCGATATTTTTGAGAACATCGATGCTATCAAAAAACAATTTCAGCATTTACTGCGTACCATTCCCGGTGAAGGTTTGGTAATTGCCCCAGATTGCGAAAAACATATCACAGATGTTATTAACACGGGTTGCTGGACACCGGTAGTAAAAACCGCCATAGACGCCCCGGCAGAATGGCAAGCGCATTTAACTAAAGCCGATGGCAGCCAGTTTAGCATCCGTTTTAAAGGTGAAAGCCAGGGCAGTGTTGATTGGTCCTTGACCGGGCAACATAATGTTTACAACGCCTTGGCGGCCATTGCCGCTGCCCGGCATATTGGCATCCTACCGGCACAAGCTATAGAAGCTTTACATCAGTTTCAAAATGTAAAACGGCGTATGGAGCTGATCATCAGCAGCCAGGGGGTTAAAGTGTACGACGACTTTGCCCATCATCCCACCGCCATTAAAACTACCTTGGATGGTTTACGCAAACAAGTCGGTAACGAGAAGATACTCGCCATAGTCGAGCCACGTTCCAACACCATGCGCTTGGGCGTACATACCCAATCGTTGGCAGAATCACTGCAACAAGCGGATGTTGCCATTGTTTACCAACCCGATAATCTGGGCTGGGATTTAACCCAGTTATTGCAATATGCGCAGAATATAGAAATTTGTAATAGTTTGGATGCCATTATCGATAAAATTCAAGCTGAAACGGGTGGTATTTGCCATGTATTATTGATGAGTAATGGCAGTTTTGGCGGGATTTATCAGCGGCTAAAAGAGGTGTTGTGA
- a CDS encoding ankyrin repeat domain-containing protein, whose protein sequence is MTQKTALFSFFLLLSPIVFAADAKELFAAAIAGKLERVENMLASGLDVNSKTELDRTALMAASFNGNVRIVKTLLAYGADVNLADKAGATALSDAVVFGSPDIVNLLIAAGANVNAADLQNVKIMDKAKKLGRDNIIKLLETAGAKGTETKTETKPEGEQSTEGEQKPATEPKTETPTTEDKIK, encoded by the coding sequence ATGACCCAAAAAACAGCACTGTTTTCATTCTTTTTACTGTTGTCTCCCATTGTGTTTGCAGCCGATGCCAAGGAGTTATTTGCAGCTGCCATTGCCGGCAAACTGGAACGCGTCGAAAACATGCTGGCTTCAGGACTCGATGTTAACAGCAAGACAGAACTGGACAGAACCGCCTTGATGGCTGCCAGTTTTAATGGCAATGTACGCATAGTGAAAACCTTACTGGCCTATGGTGCGGATGTAAACCTGGCTGACAAAGCAGGTGCTACTGCGTTAAGTGATGCCGTGGTTTTTGGTAGTCCGGATATTGTTAATTTGCTAATTGCCGCAGGAGCCAATGTTAATGCCGCGGATTTGCAAAATGTAAAAATCATGGACAAAGCCAAAAAACTGGGCCGTGATAATATCATTAAATTATTGGAAACGGCTGGCGCTAAAGGCACAGAAACGAAGACTGAAACCAAACCAGAAGGCGAACAAAGTACTGAGGGTGAACAAAAACCCGCCACAGAACCAAAAACCGAAACCCCCACTACAGAAGATAAAATTAAATGA
- the apaG gene encoding Co2+/Mg2+ efflux protein ApaG encodes MSEKNKILVEAVPYYIEAQSSPDQNRYVFAYTITITNVGGVPARLLTRHWLITDANGKIQEVNGEGVVGEQPYLTPGDSFRYTSAAMIETPVGVMQGKYQMISDNGENFSALIPKFTLSIPRILH; translated from the coding sequence ATGAGCGAAAAAAACAAAATTTTAGTTGAGGCTGTTCCCTATTACATAGAAGCACAATCCTCACCCGATCAAAATCGTTATGTATTTGCCTATACCATTACCATCACCAATGTAGGTGGTGTTCCTGCACGGTTGTTAACCCGGCATTGGCTGATTACGGATGCCAATGGCAAAATTCAGGAGGTCAATGGCGAAGGTGTTGTTGGCGAACAACCTTATCTTACCCCCGGCGATTCTTTCCGCTATACCAGCGCGGCAATGATAGAAACCCCGGTGGGAGTGATGCAAGGTAAATATCAGATGATATCTGATAATGGCGAAAACTTTAGTGCACTCATTCCCAAGTTTACGTTATCTATTCCGCGAATTTTACACTAA
- a CDS encoding symmetrical bis(5'-nucleosyl)-tetraphosphatase: MAIYAIGDVQGCYDELRRLLDLIKFDPGVDQIWLAGDLVNRGPKSLETLRFVKGLGESAITVLGNHDLHLIATVVAMGKSGKKDTLTPILQAADCAELIDWLRRQPLFYHNQQFCMFHAGLPPQWDFELTQKMAKEAEQAMQGSDYERFFKSMYGNKPAVWQDDLHKTDRMRFTINCLTRLRYCTADGVMDFSQSGPPGSQPTGLIPWFAVPGRKSLDMRIIFGHWSTLGFYQGHNCYGIDTGCLWGGQLTALKLGEQPQVYAIDCQAAQNPF; encoded by the coding sequence ATGGCGATTTATGCGATTGGTGATGTGCAGGGTTGTTACGATGAATTACGACGCCTGTTGGATTTAATTAAATTTGATCCAGGGGTTGATCAAATTTGGCTAGCAGGCGATTTGGTTAATCGTGGCCCTAAATCACTGGAAACCCTGCGTTTTGTTAAAGGTTTGGGTGAGTCAGCGATTACGGTATTGGGTAATCATGATTTGCATTTGATAGCGACTGTCGTTGCAATGGGAAAATCTGGAAAAAAAGATACCTTAACGCCCATTTTGCAAGCAGCCGATTGTGCTGAATTAATCGATTGGTTAAGACGTCAACCTCTGTTTTATCACAATCAGCAATTTTGTATGTTTCATGCAGGCTTACCACCACAATGGGATTTTGAGCTTACCCAGAAAATGGCTAAAGAAGCAGAGCAGGCTATGCAAGGTAGCGATTACGAACGCTTTTTTAAAAGCATGTATGGCAACAAACCCGCTGTTTGGCAGGATGATTTGCATAAAACCGATAGGATGCGGTTTACCATTAATTGTTTAACGCGCTTACGTTATTGCACGGCGGATGGTGTGATGGATTTTTCGCAATCAGGCCCGCCGGGTAGCCAGCCCACTGGATTAATACCGTGGTTTGCCGTGCCGGGTCGTAAAAGTCTGGATATGCGTATTATCTTTGGTCACTGGTCAACGCTGGGCTTTTATCAAGGCCATAATTGTTATGGTATTGATACAGGTTGTTTATGGGGTGGGCAGTTAACCGCCTTAAAGTTGGGTGAGCAACCGCAAGTTTATGCAATCGATTGTCAGGCTGCGCAAAATCCATTTTAA
- a CDS encoding Gfo/Idh/MocA family oxidoreductase — MTNNAQLRWGILGAARINERLMPAIIEANNAQLIAIGSRRAGAAAETLHKYAPCYPEIKAYDELDAILTDPNIQAVYVPMANQEHAAWTLRAIEHGKHVLCEKPLALSVADIDAIEQAAKKHNVTVMEGFMYRFHPQHQRVKALLDSGLIGEIRSVRACYSFMMRPARMYRLAEDVSHGGGAMWDIGCYAIHSLRQFFQHPPQAVTALSKYVESGADISTSGVLDYGDGKFAQFDFSFERARRCEYEIIGTQGGIKCHVVWQLPGDVPVISWWHEDGRSGEERLPASNHFRLEVEHFSDCVLQGKQPALSLADARENCQVIVAALQSAATGRRVEI; from the coding sequence ATGACTAATAATGCTCAGCTTCGCTGGGGTATACTCGGCGCTGCCCGTATCAACGAACGTTTGATGCCGGCCATTATTGAAGCAAATAATGCGCAACTTATTGCTATTGGCAGTCGCCGTGCGGGTGCCGCTGCAGAAACGTTACATAAATATGCCCCCTGCTATCCAGAAATTAAAGCTTATGATGAACTGGATGCCATACTCACCGATCCAAATATTCAGGCCGTGTATGTCCCCATGGCTAATCAGGAACATGCTGCTTGGACTTTACGTGCCATAGAACATGGCAAACATGTGTTGTGCGAGAAGCCATTGGCTTTATCTGTCGCAGATATCGATGCTATTGAACAGGCTGCCAAAAAGCATAATGTTACCGTTATGGAAGGCTTTATGTATCGCTTCCACCCGCAACATCAGCGCGTTAAAGCGTTGCTGGATAGTGGTTTAATTGGCGAAATTCGTTCAGTACGTGCCTGTTATTCTTTTATGATGCGCCCGGCGCGCATGTATCGGTTGGCCGAGGATGTCTCGCACGGTGGTGGCGCAATGTGGGATATAGGCTGCTATGCCATCCATTCCTTGCGTCAATTTTTTCAGCATCCACCGCAAGCCGTCACTGCTCTAAGCAAATACGTGGAAAGTGGTGCCGATATTTCCACGAGCGGCGTGCTGGATTATGGTGATGGCAAATTTGCCCAGTTCGATTTTAGTTTTGAACGTGCCAGACGTTGTGAGTACGAAATTATTGGTACTCAAGGCGGCATAAAATGTCATGTGGTGTGGCAATTACCGGGCGATGTGCCGGTTATTTCCTGGTGGCATGAAGACGGTCGCTCTGGCGAGGAACGTTTACCCGCTTCAAATCATTTCCGGCTGGAAGTAGAGCATTTTAGTGATTGTGTGTTGCAAGGCAAACAGCCCGCTCTGTCATTGGCCGATGCCAGAGAAAACTGTCAGGTTATTGTTGCCGCTTTGCAATCGGCAGCTACGGGGCGGCGGGTTGAGATTTAG
- the bluB gene encoding 5,6-dimethylbenzimidazole synthase, which yields MSSLRYSDSEIAAIYRVIAERRDMRHFKPDAVDPIILAKLLAAAHHAPSVGLMQPWRFIRITDANLRQHIYDLVQEERLNTAQALGEREDEFMRLKVEGIMQCAEVLVVALCDQRQDYIFGRRTLPEMDLASVSCAIQNLWLAARAEGLGLGWVSMFEPESLAKLLQMPADAKPVAILCLGHVDAFYQAPMLVETGWSKEKPLSELVSENTWKRD from the coding sequence ATGAGCTCGTTACGTTATTCAGATTCCGAAATTGCCGCCATCTACCGGGTAATTGCCGAGCGTCGTGATATGCGTCATTTCAAGCCTGATGCAGTTGATCCAATTATTTTGGCTAAACTGCTGGCTGCTGCGCATCATGCCCCTAGCGTTGGTTTAATGCAGCCCTGGCGCTTTATTCGCATTACTGATGCTAATTTGCGTCAACATATTTATGATTTGGTGCAGGAAGAACGTTTAAATACTGCTCAGGCGTTAGGTGAGCGTGAGGATGAGTTTATGCGCTTAAAAGTGGAAGGCATAATGCAATGCGCAGAAGTGTTGGTGGTGGCCTTGTGTGATCAGCGCCAAGATTATATTTTTGGTCGCCGCACTTTGCCGGAAATGGATTTGGCTTCGGTCAGTTGTGCAATTCAGAATCTATGGCTGGCAGCACGCGCAGAAGGCTTGGGACTCGGCTGGGTATCTATGTTCGAACCCGAAAGTCTGGCTAAATTATTGCAAATGCCTGCCGATGCCAAGCCAGTGGCGATTTTGTGTTTGGGGCACGTTGATGCTTTTTATCAGGCTCCCATGTTAGTGGAAACTGGCTGGAGTAAGGAAAAGCCGTTATCCGAGCTGGTATCTGAGAATACCTGGAAAAGAGATTAA
- the cobU gene encoding bifunctional adenosylcobinamide kinase/adenosylcobinamide-phosphate guanylyltransferase produces MSVQLILGGARSGKSRYAEKLALASGMPVTYIATAQVYDDEFGERVARHKAQRPAEWKTLEVPHYLAACLQANAAEGQCLLVECLTLWLAQCICPDCLPPEGIDWPAQRRLLLENLPNLPGKIIMVSNEVGMGIVPLGEINRQFQDQAGWLNQALAEISDQVTFVAAGLPLQLK; encoded by the coding sequence ATGTCTGTACAGTTAATACTGGGTGGTGCTCGTTCTGGCAAAAGCCGTTACGCAGAAAAGTTGGCACTGGCTTCTGGTATGCCGGTGACCTATATCGCGACTGCTCAAGTATATGATGATGAATTTGGGGAACGAGTAGCCAGACATAAAGCGCAAAGACCAGCTGAATGGAAAACCTTAGAAGTGCCGCATTATTTGGCAGCATGTTTACAAGCTAATGCAGCCGAAGGTCAGTGTTTGCTAGTGGAATGTCTGACCTTATGGTTGGCCCAATGTATTTGTCCAGATTGTCTGCCGCCGGAAGGTATCGATTGGCCTGCTCAGCGCCGTTTATTATTAGAAAACTTGCCAAACCTACCAGGCAAAATCATTATGGTCAGTAATGAAGTGGGTATGGGAATAGTGCCGTTGGGAGAAATCAATCGGCAATTCCAGGATCAGGCTGGCTGGTTAAATCAGGCCTTGGCCGAGATTAGCGATCAAGTGACTTTCGTTGCTGCGGGTTTGCCATTGCAACTAAAATAA
- the cobC gene encoding alpha-ribazole phosphatase produces the protein MEIYLVRHTTPAISPGICYGQTDIELADSFSEEFARLQNKLKHLEKPLVYSSPLKRCLHLAENMTQALNFDTVTQDARLQELNFGSWEMLAWPQIPKAELDAWTKNLTGYAPPQGESVQDLHARAQHFLADLCAANNMQSCILFTHAGVIRSLLAQILYEDLQQALKIQIAYASVTKLIVNGQDVQVEYQNQ, from the coding sequence ATGGAAATCTATTTAGTTCGACATACCACACCCGCTATTAGCCCCGGCATTTGTTACGGACAAACCGATATAGAATTGGCGGACAGCTTTAGCGAAGAATTTGCCCGCTTGCAAAATAAACTTAAGCATTTGGAAAAGCCCTTAGTGTATTCCAGCCCCTTAAAACGCTGTTTGCATTTGGCCGAAAACATGACACAGGCTTTAAATTTTGACACAGTGACTCAGGATGCGCGCCTGCAAGAACTCAATTTTGGTAGCTGGGAGATGCTGGCCTGGCCACAAATCCCTAAAGCCGAATTGGATGCCTGGACAAAAAACCTCACTGGCTATGCCCCGCCCCAAGGTGAATCCGTTCAAGATTTGCATGCACGTGCCCAACACTTTTTAGCTGATCTTTGTGCAGCGAATAACATGCAAAGCTGTATTCTATTTACTCATGCTGGTGTGATACGCAGCCTGTTAGCACAGATATTGTATGAAGACTTACAACAAGCTTTAAAAATACAGATTGCTTATGCCAGCGTAACCAAGCTGATTGTTAATGGGCAAGACGTGCAGGTGGAGTATCAGAATCAATAA
- a CDS encoding adenosylcobinamide-GDP ribazoletransferase, producing MKQEWRYLLLAVGFFSRIPVPALADFKEAELNRAAKFFPLVGLLIGSITAFNYWLSAKFFPTDIAVIISMISSIYITGCFHEDGLADCIDGLGGGWSKEQVLQIMQDSRIGSYGATALMLILLTKFISLSHISPDLIPWVLLVAHSLSRYAAILVMMTQYYVRSEGKAKPLATELSSSEFLLASVFGLLPLIILPVHLLWALLPVTLIWLFFSAKLKKRIGGYTGDCLGAMQQLTEVMFYLGILAWSLP from the coding sequence ATGAAACAGGAATGGCGTTATTTATTGCTGGCGGTGGGCTTTTTTAGCCGCATTCCGGTTCCGGCACTGGCTGACTTTAAAGAAGCAGAGCTTAACCGCGCCGCTAAATTTTTCCCTTTAGTCGGACTACTAATCGGTAGCATAACTGCCTTTAATTACTGGCTAAGCGCTAAATTTTTCCCAACCGATATTGCCGTTATTATTAGCATGATCAGCAGTATCTATATTACTGGTTGTTTCCACGAAGACGGGTTAGCCGATTGCATTGATGGGTTGGGTGGTGGCTGGAGTAAAGAACAAGTATTGCAAATTATGCAAGATTCACGCATTGGCAGCTATGGTGCAACAGCACTGATGTTAATACTGTTGACCAAATTTATAAGCCTTAGTCATATTTCGCCAGATTTGATACCCTGGGTATTATTGGTCGCTCATAGTTTAAGCCGCTATGCCGCCATTCTAGTTATGATGACACAATATTATGTTCGTAGTGAAGGCAAAGCCAAACCACTGGCAACAGAATTAAGCAGTAGCGAATTTTTGCTTGCCAGTGTGTTTGGGTTACTACCTTTAATAATATTACCCGTGCATTTATTATGGGCCTTATTACCCGTAACGCTGATCTGGCTATTTTTTAGTGCCAAACTAAAAAAACGCATAGGTGGCTATACAGGCGATTGCTTAGGTGCCATGCAACAATTAACCGAAGTGATGTTTTATCTTGGCATATTGGCCTGGAGTTTGCCATAA
- the cobT gene encoding nicotinate-nucleotide--dimethylbenzimidazole phosphoribosyltransferase: MFTIASLDSALKTALLDKINNKTKPLGSLGQLETLALQLGLIQNTLSPTLNQPVMMVFAGDHGIVEAGVSAYPQAVTQQMVGNFLQGGAGINVFAKLNGMQVRIVDSGVNYVFPAHPKLINAKIGMGTSNFLTKPAMSLTQCELALQQGAILAQAEIAAGSQVLGFGEMGIGNTTSAAALMAILTSLPVSHCTGRGTGLDNAGLQKKTTIITQAIKQHSIDANDYVRVLATFGGFEIAMMAGAMLGAAAKKTVILIDGFIASAALLVATKMQANLLDYCVFAHCSDEAGHRLLLDYLHAKPLLNLGLRLGEGTGAALALPLLQAAISFLNDMASFDAAQVSRGLNSA, encoded by the coding sequence ATGTTTACCATTGCAAGTTTGGACAGCGCACTTAAAACTGCACTGCTGGACAAAATAAACAATAAAACCAAACCACTGGGATCACTGGGACAGCTTGAAACTCTGGCCTTACAGCTAGGACTCATTCAAAACACCCTTAGCCCAACTCTCAATCAGCCAGTAATGATGGTATTTGCTGGCGACCACGGCATCGTCGAGGCCGGTGTAAGCGCCTATCCGCAAGCGGTAACACAACAAATGGTTGGCAATTTTTTACAAGGCGGTGCTGGTATCAATGTCTTTGCCAAATTAAATGGCATGCAGGTGCGCATAGTCGATAGTGGGGTTAACTATGTATTTCCGGCACACCCTAAGCTGATTAATGCCAAAATTGGCATGGGTACTTCTAACTTTCTCACCAAACCGGCCATGAGCCTGACACAATGTGAACTAGCCTTACAACAAGGCGCAATTCTGGCCCAGGCTGAAATTGCTGCCGGCAGCCAAGTATTAGGGTTTGGCGAAATGGGGATAGGCAATACCACTTCGGCAGCAGCATTAATGGCGATTTTAACTAGCTTACCAGTCTCTCACTGTACAGGACGAGGAACTGGGTTGGATAATGCAGGATTGCAAAAAAAGACCACTATTATTACTCAAGCTATCAAACAGCACTCGATTGATGCAAACGATTATGTACGCGTATTAGCTACATTTGGCGGCTTTGAAATCGCTATGATGGCAGGAGCCATGTTGGGAGCCGCTGCAAAAAAAACAGTCATCCTGATTGATGGATTTATCGCCAGTGCCGCCTTATTGGTAGCCACTAAAATGCAGGCCAATTTATTAGATTATTGTGTTTTTGCGCATTGCTCAGATGAGGCTGGACACCGATTATTACTGGACTATTTACATGCCAAACCTTTGCTGAATTTAGGCTTACGTTTAGGTGAAGGTACAGGTGCTGCTCTGGCATTACCTTTGTTACAAGCCGCTATCAGTTTTTTAAATGATATGGCCTCTTTTGATGCGGCACAGGTCAGTCGGGGCTTAAACTCAGCATGA
- a CDS encoding class I SAM-dependent methyltransferase produces the protein MYNEGEKIRRRYDRLAPWFDGLEGFMEGLFFRRFRKKLWAEATGPHILEVGVGTGKNFDFYPRSAYMTAIDFSPKMLVQAQRKRDRKQIFVDLAQMDVQSICYADNSFDTVIASFVFCSVPQPRKGLKELHRVLKPGGQLLLLEHVLSSHKTIAGIMNMMNPLIVALFGANINRQTVKNVQACPFQKIFIDPASTDMIKLIRAVK, from the coding sequence ATGTATAACGAAGGCGAAAAAATCCGCCGACGCTATGACCGTCTTGCCCCGTGGTTTGACGGTCTGGAAGGATTTATGGAAGGCTTGTTTTTTCGCCGCTTCCGAAAAAAATTGTGGGCCGAAGCAACAGGCCCACATATATTGGAAGTAGGGGTTGGTACCGGCAAAAACTTCGATTTTTACCCACGCTCAGCCTACATGACAGCTATCGATTTCAGCCCAAAAATGCTGGTTCAAGCCCAAAGAAAACGCGATAGAAAACAAATATTTGTCGATCTTGCACAAATGGATGTGCAATCTATCTGCTATGCAGACAACAGTTTTGATACGGTGATAGCCAGCTTTGTATTTTGCTCAGTACCACAACCCAGAAAAGGACTGAAAGAGTTACATCGGGTATTAAAACCGGGTGGCCAATTACTATTGCTTGAACATGTATTAAGCAGTCATAAAACCATAGCTGGTATTATGAATATGATGAATCCATTAATCGTGGCCCTTTTTGGAGCCAATATTAATCGGCAAACCGTTAAAAATGTGCAAGCTTGCCCATTTCAAAAAATCTTTATAGATCCCGCCAGCACCGATATGATCAAGCTGATACGAGCAGTTAAGTAG
- a CDS encoding transporter: MHKKNSIIISFLVAMTLMLASVHEAEAKRFGGGSSFGSKPSYSQPYQGSGSSNSFSQPSRSPAQPAAAASQNQTARQGFANRGGLMGMLGGLALGGLLGSMFFGGAFEHINFMDMLLFAGVIYLLYRVFAAKTARQAQPVANAYARNSVQEHETVYNQGSSASSRNFDTDLLFRGKNAAPVSVPASFDQQGFLAGAERAFRHLQAAWDARDLAAIRGLSTDKVFAEIQDQLRASSSNKTEVLKVHAELLAVREVGNELEATVLFDTLMREDESEAEQVKEVWHFVKPVNSQQTKWFLDGIQQVQN, translated from the coding sequence ATGCACAAGAAAAACAGTATCATTATTAGCTTTTTAGTCGCCATGACCTTAATGTTGGCCAGTGTACATGAAGCTGAAGCCAAACGCTTTGGTGGCGGTAGCTCGTTTGGCAGCAAACCCAGTTATAGCCAGCCTTATCAAGGATCAGGCAGCTCAAATTCTTTCAGCCAACCATCTCGTTCACCTGCGCAACCTGCAGCCGCAGCCAGCCAAAATCAGACGGCACGACAAGGCTTTGCTAATCGGGGAGGGTTGATGGGCATGCTAGGTGGTCTGGCGTTGGGTGGCTTACTCGGCTCGATGTTTTTTGGCGGCGCGTTTGAACATATCAACTTTATGGATATGTTGCTTTTTGCTGGGGTTATTTACTTGCTCTACCGTGTATTTGCGGCCAAAACTGCTCGACAAGCACAACCAGTAGCTAATGCCTATGCCCGAAATAGTGTTCAAGAACATGAAACTGTATACAATCAAGGTTCATCAGCATCAAGTCGTAACTTTGATACCGATCTGTTATTCAGAGGTAAAAATGCTGCGCCTGTTAGTGTGCCTGCCAGTTTCGATCAACAAGGTTTTTTAGCGGGTGCGGAAAGAGCATTTCGCCATTTGCAAGCGGCCTGGGATGCACGAGATTTAGCGGCCATTCGCGGCTTATCAACCGACAAAGTTTTTGCAGAAATCCAAGATCAATTACGTGCAAGTAGCTCTAATAAAACAGAAGTACTTAAAGTTCACGCTGAATTATTAGCTGTTCGTGAAGTCGGAAATGAACTGGAGGCAACGGTATTATTCGACACGCTGATGCGTGAAGACGAAAGCGAAGCCGAACAAGTAAAAGAAGTATGGCACTTCGTAAAACCAGTAAACAGCCAGCAAACTAAATGGTTTCTGGACGGTATTCAACAAGTTCAAAACTAA